A genome region from Arachis duranensis cultivar V14167 chromosome 8, aradu.V14167.gnm2.J7QH, whole genome shotgun sequence includes the following:
- the LOC107463165 gene encoding uncharacterized protein LOC107463165 — translation MSVTSSSSSQVYDTIIECISEAQSNSIEAQEKALQTLASITKVNPKNRNFLAQIDGAITTLATLTNSPSPIIQTLSLLTLFNLSLNPNLKPSLADMQTIHHLNSRITSSLSSSPPDSCKLASSLICSLAMHDKNKAKFGVAGTVQLLVKAIKDCPRDFHHHLLSSLAELVQFHGNCTVAVRSGAVPALLGVVKETSDEDLASTSLVILGLLARFEEGLNGLKKSKEIVSDMLFVLKGRSMLSKEGAVDILLRLLDDDCEGCVSEILLLPEFAMAVADLSVRGSGRVRGKAELLMKKMAEVTLISDVEQWI, via the coding sequence atgtcagtaacatcatcttcatcatctcaAGTTTATGACACTATCATTGAATGTATCTCCGAAGCTCAATCAAACTCCATTGAAGCTCAAGAAAAGGCTCTTCAAACCCTAGCTTCCATCACCAAAGTAAATCCCAAAAATAGAAACTTCCTAGCTCAAATTGATGGTGCAATCACAACCCTAGCCACACTCACAAACTCTCCCTCTCCCATAATCCAAACCCTATCTTTGTTAACCCTCTTCAACCTTTCCCTTAACCCTAATCTCAAACCCTCCCTCGCAGACATGCAAACAATTCATCATCTTAACTCACGTATCACGTCATCGTTGTCATCTTCTCCTCCTGATTCATGTAAACTCGCGTCGAGTTTGATATGTAGCTTGGCCATGCATGACAAGAACAAGGCCAAGTTCGGAGTCGCCGGAACCGTGCAGTTGCTGGTGAAAGCCATTAAAGACTGTCCACGTGATTTTCACCACCACCTGTTGAGTTCGTTAGCGGAGCTTGTTCAGTTCCACGGAAACTGCACCGTAGCGGTTAGATCTGGTGCAGTTCCCGCGCTTCTTGGTGTTGTGAAAGAAACCAGTGACGAAGACTTAGCTTCCACTTCTCTTGTGATTCTTGGTCTTCTTGCGAGGTTCGAGGAAGGGTTGAATGGTTTGAAGAAAAGTAAGGAGATTGTGAGTGATATGTTGTTTGTTTTGAAAGGAAGGAGTATGTTGAGTAAAGAGGGTGCGGTTGATATTCTGCTTCGGCTCTTGGATGACGATTGCGAAGGATGTGTGAGCGAGATTTTGTTGTTGCCGGAATTCGCCATGGCTGTGGCGGATCTGTCTGTGAGGGGATCTGGGAGAGTTCGAGGTAAGGCTGAGTTGCTGATGAAGAAGATGGCTGAGGTGACCTTAATCTCCGATGTCGAACAATGGATCTAA
- the LOC107463225 gene encoding fatty acid amide hydrolase, with protein MGLFKAKGTVYKAVKDVDLGPYSTEHYLQANVKAPRMTGILIKIFIAILECPILGTLLLYILKGNNLIHDLVTNVDLQESPLFVPLHDFEDRKEKEVKCIDSSSSPPEKVQLAIDCLPKSSSEEQENSFSRWTIMDYYKAYSSGNTTPSMVAEKFIAAVNESVKPPLQMGFFIDYNTDDILRQANESTLRHKAGEPISVLDGVPVAIKDEIDCLPYPTTGGTKWLHKERPCEDDACCVKRLRLCGAIIVGKTNMHELGSGTSGINPHYGPARNPYDKNKIAGGSSSGSAAVVSAGLCPVALGVDGGGSVRMPAALCGVVGLKPTFARIPHAGVLPLNWTVGMVGILAGTVEDAMIVYAAISGEIPSDKPSGTPSKINLPLLSMTKSLSGIKLAKYGKWFDDCSDDVKLCCSQALLKLQNHYNWKTLDVTIPEIEVMRLAHYTTIGSECSASLGSLREKNIAEFGGDARVALSIYSSFSSLEYLNAQRIRNRQLQLHMKIFAEADVIVSPTTGVTAYAIQDDALKTGELDYINGAALVRYSIAGNFLGFPAVTVPVGYDKLGLPIGLQFIGRPYSEATLIHLAFAMQAICLYKKPGQYYDLLRR; from the exons ATGGGGTTGTTCAAAGCTAAAGGAACTGTTTACAAGGCAGTGAAAGATGTGGACTTGGGTCCTTATAGCACTGAACACTATCTCCAAGCCAATGTCAAAG CGCCACGAATGACTGGGATTTTGATCAAGATTTTCATTGCTATCTTGGAATGTCCCATACTTGGGACCTTGCTATTGTACATATTGAAAGGAAACAATCTCATTCATGAT CTTGTTACAAATGTGGATTTACAAGAGTCACCTCTCTTTGTTCCTTTACATGATTTTGAAG ACAGGAAAGAGAAAGAAGTGAAATGCATAGATTCAAGTTCATCTCCACCAGAGAAAGTTCAACTTGCAATTGATTGTTTGCCTAAATCTTCTTctgaagaacaagaaaattcttTCAGTAGATGGACAATAATGGATTATTACAAAGCCTATAGCTCAGGAAACACAACACCATCAATG GTTGCTGAAAAATTTATAGCTGCTGTTAATGAATCTGTAAAACCTCCACTCCAAATGGGATTCTTTATTGACTACAACACTGATGATATACTGAGACAAGCAAATGAATCAACTCTTAGGCATAAAGCAG GGGAACCTATATCTGTGTTAGATGGAGTACCCGTTGCTATAAAAGATGAAATAGATTGTTTGCCATATCCAACAACAG GGGGAACAAAGTGGCTGCACAAAGAAAGGCCATGTGAAGACGATGCTTGCTGCGTTAAGCGTCTGAGATTATGTGGCGCAATCATTGTTGGGAAGACTAATATGCATGAACTTGGATCTGGAACTAGTGGGATTAATCCACATTATGG GCCAGCTAGGAACCCTTATGATAAGAATAAGATTGCAGGAGGTTCTTCAAGTGGTTCTGCTGCTGTGGTTTCTGCAGGATTGTGCCCTGTTGCCCTTGGGGTTGATGGTGGAG GATCTGTAAGGATGCCAGCAGCTCTTTGTGGTGTTGTTGGTCTGAAACCGACTTTTGCTCGCATACCTCATGCCGG AGTTCTACCTCTAAACTGGACAGTTGGCATGGTTGGGATACTAGCAGGCACAGTTGAGGATGCAATGATTGT TTATGCAGCTATCAGTGGTGAAATTCCATCCGATAAGCCGTCCGGTACACCA TCCAAGATAAACCTCCCACTGCTGAGCATGACAAAGTCTTTATCAGGCATAAAGTTGGCAAAATATGGAAAG TGGTTTGATGATTGCAGTGATGATGTCAAATTATGTTGCTCCCAAGCTTTGCTCAAACTCCAGAATCATTATAATTGGAAG ACTCTAGATGTCACCATACCAGAGATAGAAGTGATGCGCCTCGCACATTACACGACGATTGGATCTGAATGCTCTGCTTCACTTGGTTCCTTGAGAGAAAA GAATATTGCAGAATTTGGAGGGGATGCAAGGGTAGCACTAAGCATCTATAGCTCCTTCAGCAGCTTGGAGTATCTTAATGCTCAAAGGATCAG GAACCGGCAGTTGcaacttcacatgaaaataTTTGCTGAGGCTGATGTGATTGTGTCACCAACAACAGG TGTGACTGCATATGCAATTCAAGATGATGCCCTCAAGACTGGTGAacttgattacatcaatggag CTGCACTTGTTCGTTATTCCATAGCTGGAAACTTTCTTGGATTTCCAGCAGTCACTGTTCCG GTTGGATATGATAAATTGGGGTTACCTATTGGTCTTCAGTTTATTGGAAGGCCTTACTCTGAAGCAACATTGATCCACTTGGCATTTGCTATGCAG GCCATCTGCTTGTACAAAAAGCCAGGGCAATACTATGATTTGCTTagaagataa
- the LOC107463223 gene encoding filament-like plant protein 3, protein MDRRSWLWRKKSPGETESSGSQSPHSERFSDDQVYGTQMNQSAEVMSKVEPNEEEISDVKILTERLSSALLEISTKEELVQQHAKVAEEAVSGWEKAENQLSSLKKQLDDAKQNNSVLEDRVSHLDGALKECMRQLRQAREDQEKKKIHEVAPYGGESEKSEIETQLQQRLEDVEEENSTLKAELHSRLEELELRLTERDLSTQAAEAASKQHLESIKKVAKLEAECRRLKAIARKNLSANDQRSMTASSIYVESLTDSTSDSGERLMAVETDMRKLGAWETNEHEPSHSDSWAIIAEVEQLKNSAGKNLMVPSTEINLMDDFLEMERLAAMPDTESGSGFIVVGHSSNRPNVEHSSMKSGVEALVQKNAELEKKLEIVESHKLELETSLIECQKQLVVSENRIKEAEFKVEELETQLDLVKKSHEEACEELKASQEKNEMAESKLKVAETEVQELISKINSLDEEIEKERALSAENLAKHEKLVEEIEKERALSAENLSKYEKLEDEIEKERALSAENLAKYEKLEEEIVKERALSAENLSKYEKLEEEIEKERAMSEKERALSMENLAKCEKLEKEILIMKYEGGLNRDAEIPHGEGVSSEIQLRQEKELALAASRFSECRKTIESLGQQLKSLATLEDFLVDSDKPMDLACEAVTPNNGVEKLKLHNNNNNNKISDLSLPKRDSEQSFSVISSQSVNNVKNLSSFGRFHPRSKSVSKRGTH, encoded by the exons ATGGACAGAAGGAGTTGGCTATGGCGAAAGAAAAGTCCCGGCGAAACAGAGAGCTCTGGATCACAATCGCCTCATTCGGAACGATTCTCTGATGATCAG GTATATGGCACACAAATGAATCAATCAGCAGAAGTCATGTCTAAGGTTGAgccaaatgaagaagaaatatctGATGTGAAGATTCTAACAGAAAGATTATCTTCTGCTCTCTTAGAGATTAGTACAAAAGAAGAATTGGTACAGCAACATGCCAAAGTTGCTGAAGAAGCTGTCTCAG GGTGGGAGAAAGCAGAAAATCAATTGTCAAGTTTGAAGAAACAACTTGATGATGCAAAGCAGAATAACTCGGTTCTTGAAGACCGAGTTAGTCACCTTGATGGAGCACTCAAGGAGTGTATGAGGCAGCTTAGACAAGCTAGagaagatcaagagaagaagaagatccaTGAAGTTGCTCCGTACGGAGGGGAATCCGAGAAGTCTGAGATTGAGACTCAACTTCAGCAGAGGCTTGAGGATGTGGAGGAAGAAAATTCAACTCTTAAAGCCGAGCTTCATTCTCGGCTCGAAGAACTAGAACTCAGATTAACTGAGAGGGATTTGAGTACACAAGCTGCTGAAGCAGCAAGCAAACAACATTTGGAGAGTATAAAGAAGGTTGCTAAGCTTGAAGCTGAGTGCCGAAGACTTAAGGCCATAGCTCGAAAAAACTTATCTGCCAATGATCAAAGGTCTATGACTGCTTCTTCAATCTATGTAGAGTCTTTAACAGATAGCACTTCAGATAGTGGAGAGAGACTAATGGCAGTTGAAACCGATATGCGCAAATTAGGCGCTTGGGAAACAAACGAACATGAGCCGAGCCATTCTGATTCGTGGGCTATAATTGCAGAAGTTGAGCAGTTAAAAAACTCTGCTGGAAAGAATCTTATGGTACCTTCAACTGAGATCAATTTGATGGATGATTTCCTTGAAATGGAAAGGCTAGCTGCAATGCCAGATACAGAAAGTGGAAGTGGTTTTATTGTTGTAGGACATTCGTCGAACCGGCCCAATGTTGAGCATAGTTCAATGAAATCTGGAGTGGAAGCATTGGTTCAAAAGAATGCTgaattggaaaagaagctaGAGATAGTGGAATCACATAAGCTTGAGTTAGAGACAAGTTTAATTGAGTGCCAGAAGCAGCTCGTGGTGTCAGAGAATCGAATAAAGGAAGCAGAGTTTAAGGTAGAAGAGCTTGAAACTCAGTTAGACCTTGTGAAAAAATCACATGAAGAAGCATGTGAAGAACTAAAAGCAAGCCAAGAGAAGAATGAGATGGCTGAGTCAAAACTGAAGGTTGCTGAAACTGAGGTGCAagaattgatttcaaaaataaattcattGGATGAAGAGATTGAAAAGGAGAGAGCTTTATCTGCTGAGAATTTGGCCAAGCATGAAAAATTGGTGGAAGAgattgaaaaagagagagcttTGTCTGCTGAGAATTTGTCCAAGTATGAGAAACTGGAGGATgagattgaaaaagaaagagctTTGTCTGCTGAGAATTTGGCCaagtatgagaaattggaggaAGAGATTGTAAAAGAGAGAGCTTTGTCTGCTGAGAATTTGTCCAAGTATGAGAAATTAGAGGAAGAGATTGAAAAGGAGAGAGCAATGTCTGAAAAAGAGAGAGCTTTGTCTATGGAGAATTTGGCTAAGTGTGAGAAGTTGGAGAAAGAGATATTGATTATGAAGTATGAAGGTGGACTCAATCGAGACGCCGAGATACCGCACGGCGAAGGTGTTAGCAGTGAGATACAGTTAAGACAG GAGAAGGAGCTTGCATTGGCAGCTAGTAGATTTTCTGAGTGCAGGAAAACAATTGAATCACTTGGACAACAATTAAAGTCCCTTGCAACATTAGAAGATTTTCTTGTTGATTCAGATAAGCCTATGGACTTGGCTTGTGAAGCTGTCACACCAAATAATGGTGTTGAGAAGTTGaaattacataataataataacaacaacaaaatcagTGATTTGAGTTTGCCCAAAAGAGATTCTGAACAATCATTTTCAGTAATTAGTAGTCAATCTGTTAATAATGTGAAAAATCTCAGTAGTTTTGGTAGGTTCCACCCAAGAAGTAAGAGTGTCAGCAAAAGAGGAACTCATTAA